In Arctopsyche grandis isolate Sample6627 chromosome 13, ASM5162203v2, whole genome shotgun sequence, one DNA window encodes the following:
- the LOC143921549 gene encoding uncharacterized protein LOC143921549 isoform X1, whose amino-acid sequence MKATKYTHALDRKLINLVKTNPDLYINSNKKYNSYLTRERIWQEIALSLNKTVPECKTRWRTIRDSYRKLKIKSQLDYKTGLPVFSRSKYNNKELKFLDGLINSTETSIDDTNETNEDDEYHLVEVVEDHQYSKSLLNTDENDNSNNVSPDNGINYMSVGSKEYDEYFLSYKKLQIKTESSSSSEPTLLTRPKCDSDTKPIEGSKDVREESKEILKCLLTEKQTSDNTEHPVDTFFRSMATTVKSFSPQLIAETRMKVCNIVSEMELRSLSECNPQSSCTFKHSSRDKFSNCPMSFSTPVISSVSNSNLSPSHIKDEVDASFEIELDNN is encoded by the exons ATGAAGGCTACGAAATACACTCACGCACTGGAtcgcaaattaattaatttagtcAAAACGAATCCAGATCTTTACATCAACAGTAACAAAAAATACAACAGCTATCTTACTAGAGAGCGGATATGGCAAGAAATAGCATTGTCCTTGAACAAAACTG TTCCTGAATGTAAAACAAGATGGCGGACAATTAGGGATTCATAtagaaaacttaaaataaaatctcaacTTGACTATAAGACTGGTCTACCGGTTTTTTCAAGatcaaaatataacaataaagaGTTGAAATTTTTAGATGGTCTTATAAATTCAACCGA AACGAGTATTGACGATACAAATGAGACGAATGAAGATGATGAATATCATCTGGTAGAAGTCGTCGAAGATCACCAATACTCAAAATCGTTACTAAACACTGACGAGAATGACAACAGTAATAATGTAAGCCCGGATAATGGCATAAACTATATGAGCGTGGGTTCGAAAGAGTATGATGAATATTTTCTAAGTTATAAAAAACTGCAAATAAAAACTGAATCAAGTAGCAGTTCAGAACCGACACTGCTAACAAGGCCAAAATGTGATTCCGACACTAAACCAATTGAGGGAAGTAAAGATGTACGCGAAGAAAGCAAggaaattttgaaatgtttactCACTGAGAAACAAACTAGCGATAACACTGAACATCCTGTTGATACATTCTTCAGAAGTATGGCCACTACTGTTAAAAGTTTCTCTCCTCAGCTCATCGCTGAAACTAGAATGAAAGTCTGCAATATCGTTTCAGAAATGGAACTGCGCTCACTATCAGAATGTAACCCACAATCGTCGTGCACTTTTAAGCATTCATCCAGGGATAAGTTCAGCAACTGTCCCATGTCGTTTTCTACTCCAGTTATTAGCTcggtttcaaattcaaatttgtcACCATCACACATTAAAGATGAAGTAGATGCATCGTTTGAAATTGAATTAGATAATAATTAG
- the LOC143920797 gene encoding uncharacterized protein LOC143920797, translated as MSASKLAVVFLMSMICATSAAPFLVRLRRSTVDQTSDDSKMQEDKATRQDKSLDVLGLTNFLKSSTADDNSNQATVESKRQNKALPYYDFLPQLFAADDDYADEELNLERIEQNDDEDLSRTIPSRRKPNPYKDFSNTNSISYDNSPIYYIRLPPTPYMFVPGLGYISQPPSVGPPVPPPVNPFINVPIEFVSNGKPTNVYQWNGAPTYQAPAVNPYNQLFSRPQVSRPSRPNDYSYQKPNKKPVSDTKLTSINKGPYVFNGKPSDIFVLRDSYNSLYSDALTNFYP; from the coding sequence aTGTCCGCTTCAAAGTTAGCCGTCGTATTTTTGATGTCGATGATTTGTGCGACCTCGGCAGCACCCTTTCTTGTAAGATTAAGAAGATCGACAGTAGACCAAACATCTGACGATTCAAAAATGCAAGAAGATAAAGCTACCAGACAGGATAAGTCGCTGGATGTGCTAGGATTGACGAATTTTTTGAAGTCTTCAACAGCAGATGACAACTCAAACCAAGCAACCGTTGAAAGTAAAAGGCAAAACAAAGCACTTCCATACTACGATTTCTTGCCGCAGCTTTTCGCCGCAGATGACGATTACGCCGATGAGGAACTGAACTTGGAGAGGATAGAGCAAAACGACGATGAAGATTTGTCTCGTACTATACCCTCCAGAAGAAAACCCAATCCTTACAAAGACTTTTCCAACACAAACTCCATTAGTTATGATAACTCGCCCATTTATTATATACGTCTACCACCTACTCCTTACATGTTCGTGCCTGGTTTGGGTTACATATCACAACCACCCTCAGTCGGTCCTCCGGTTCCACCACCTGTAAATCCATTTATCAATGTTCCGATTGAATTTGTCTCGAATGGAAAGCCGACTAACGTATACCAATGGAACGGAGCTCCAACTTACCAAGCTCCAGCAGTAAATCCCTATAATCAACTTTTCTCTCGTCCTCAAGTTTCAAGACCTTCAAGACCGAACGATTACAGCTACCAAAAACCGAACAAAAAGCCAGTTTCCGACACAAAACTCACTAGTATCAACAAAGGACCTTATGTCTTCAATGGTAAACCCAGTGACATCTTTGTCTTGAGAGATTCGTACAATTCCTTGTACTCTGACGCCCTTACCAACTTCTATCCTTAG
- the LOC143921549 gene encoding uncharacterized protein LOC143921549 isoform X2, which produces MKATKYTHALDRKLINLVKTNPDLYINSNKKYNSYLTRERIWQEIALSLNKTVPECKTRWRTIRDSYRKLKIKSQLDYKTGLPVFSRSKYNNKELKFLDGLINSTETSIDDTNETNEDDEYHLVEVVEDHQYSKSLLNTDENDNSNNVSPDNGINYMSVGSKEYDEYFLSYKKLQIKTESSSSSEPTLLTRPKCDSDTKPIEGSKDVREESKEILKCLLTEKQTSDNTEHPVDTFFRKMELRSLSECNPQSSCTFKHSSRDKFSNCPMSFSTPVISSVSNSNLSPSHIKDEVDASFEIELDNN; this is translated from the exons ATGAAGGCTACGAAATACACTCACGCACTGGAtcgcaaattaattaatttagtcAAAACGAATCCAGATCTTTACATCAACAGTAACAAAAAATACAACAGCTATCTTACTAGAGAGCGGATATGGCAAGAAATAGCATTGTCCTTGAACAAAACTG TTCCTGAATGTAAAACAAGATGGCGGACAATTAGGGATTCATAtagaaaacttaaaataaaatctcaacTTGACTATAAGACTGGTCTACCGGTTTTTTCAAGatcaaaatataacaataaagaGTTGAAATTTTTAGATGGTCTTATAAATTCAACCGA AACGAGTATTGACGATACAAATGAGACGAATGAAGATGATGAATATCATCTGGTAGAAGTCGTCGAAGATCACCAATACTCAAAATCGTTACTAAACACTGACGAGAATGACAACAGTAATAATGTAAGCCCGGATAATGGCATAAACTATATGAGCGTGGGTTCGAAAGAGTATGATGAATATTTTCTAAGTTATAAAAAACTGCAAATAAAAACTGAATCAAGTAGCAGTTCAGAACCGACACTGCTAACAAGGCCAAAATGTGATTCCGACACTAAACCAATTGAGGGAAGTAAAGATGTACGCGAAGAAAGCAAggaaattttgaaatgtttactCACTGAGAAACAAACTAGCGATAACACTGAACATCCTGTTGATACATTCTTCAGAA AAATGGAACTGCGCTCACTATCAGAATGTAACCCACAATCGTCGTGCACTTTTAAGCATTCATCCAGGGATAAGTTCAGCAACTGTCCCATGTCGTTTTCTACTCCAGTTATTAGCTcggtttcaaattcaaatttgtcACCATCACACATTAAAGATGAAGTAGATGCATCGTTTGAAATTGAATTAGATAATAATTAG